In one window of Carassius carassius chromosome 38, fCarCar2.1, whole genome shotgun sequence DNA:
- the LOC132119056 gene encoding catechol O-methyltransferase B isoform X1, giving the protein MLLDYSIYLTSLLHRCKKKADMRASMTVFNLSMLLVLLGWCFGATVLLYVLYSWLIPTAVQFNGSLALLWHDVIVERALDTLTRSTRPQRLLKAVQKHATRGDPQSVISAIDHFCRHSEWAMNVGDEKGSILDSVVSELNPEKVLELGTYCGYSTVRIARLLPPGARLITLEFNADYAAIARQVIAWAGLEDKVQLVEGASEDWIPCMKEHFGIETFDFVFLDHWKDRYLPDTKLMEDCGLLRKGTVLLADNVICPGVPDYLEYVRNGLSYKSCYFKSHLEYTKAEDGLEKSVFLG; this is encoded by the exons atgcttttagattattcaatatatttaacTTCATTGCTTCACAGATGTAAGAAGAAAGCCGATATGAGGGCGAGTATGACAGTATTCAATTTGAG TATGTTGCTGGTTTTGCTGGGCTGGTGTTTCGGGGCCACAGTGCTTTTATATGTGTTGTACTCCTGGCTCATCCCCACTGCGGTGCAGTTCAATGGCAGTCTGGCGTTACTCTGGCACGATGTCATCGTTGAGCGCGCTCTTGATACTCTGACCAGATCAACTCGACCACAG CGTCTGCTGAAAGCAGTACAGAAGCATGCGACCCGTGGTGACCCTCAGAGTGTGATCTCGGCCATTGATCATTTCTGCCGACACAGTGAATGGGCTATGAACGTTGGAGATGAGAAAG GCTCTATTCTGGACTCAGTGGTGAGTGAGTTGAACCCAGAGAAGGTCCTAGAGTTGGGCACATACTGTGGATACTCCACAGTGCGTATCGCTCGTCTGCTTCCTCCTGGAGCTCGACTGATAACACTGGAGTTCAATGCTGATTATGCTGCAATTGCTCGACAAGTAATCGCCTGGGCAGGTCTTGAAGACAAA GTCCAGCTTGTAGAAGGTGCGTCTGAAGATTGGATCCCATGCATGAAGGAGCACTTTGGAATTGAAAcgtttgattttgtttttctggACCACTGGAAGGACCGTTACCTCCCTGACACAAAACTAATGGAG GATTGTGGTCTGCTAAGGAAAGGCACCGTTCTGCTTGCTGATAATGTGATCTGTCCAGGAGTCCCAGACTATCTTGAATATGTGCGCAATGGCCTTTCTTATAAAAGCTGCTATTTTAAATCCCATTTAGAGTACACCAAGGCAGAGGACGGCTTGGAGAAGTCTGTGTTTTTGGGCTAG
- the LOC132119056 gene encoding catechol O-methyltransferase B isoform X2, whose product MLLVLLGWCFGATVLLYVLYSWLIPTAVQFNGSLALLWHDVIVERALDTLTRSTRPQRLLKAVQKHATRGDPQSVISAIDHFCRHSEWAMNVGDEKGSILDSVVSELNPEKVLELGTYCGYSTVRIARLLPPGARLITLEFNADYAAIARQVIAWAGLEDKVQLVEGASEDWIPCMKEHFGIETFDFVFLDHWKDRYLPDTKLMEDCGLLRKGTVLLADNVICPGVPDYLEYVRNGLSYKSCYFKSHLEYTKAEDGLEKSVFLG is encoded by the exons ATGTTGCTGGTTTTGCTGGGCTGGTGTTTCGGGGCCACAGTGCTTTTATATGTGTTGTACTCCTGGCTCATCCCCACTGCGGTGCAGTTCAATGGCAGTCTGGCGTTACTCTGGCACGATGTCATCGTTGAGCGCGCTCTTGATACTCTGACCAGATCAACTCGACCACAG CGTCTGCTGAAAGCAGTACAGAAGCATGCGACCCGTGGTGACCCTCAGAGTGTGATCTCGGCCATTGATCATTTCTGCCGACACAGTGAATGGGCTATGAACGTTGGAGATGAGAAAG GCTCTATTCTGGACTCAGTGGTGAGTGAGTTGAACCCAGAGAAGGTCCTAGAGTTGGGCACATACTGTGGATACTCCACAGTGCGTATCGCTCGTCTGCTTCCTCCTGGAGCTCGACTGATAACACTGGAGTTCAATGCTGATTATGCTGCAATTGCTCGACAAGTAATCGCCTGGGCAGGTCTTGAAGACAAA GTCCAGCTTGTAGAAGGTGCGTCTGAAGATTGGATCCCATGCATGAAGGAGCACTTTGGAATTGAAAcgtttgattttgtttttctggACCACTGGAAGGACCGTTACCTCCCTGACACAAAACTAATGGAG GATTGTGGTCTGCTAAGGAAAGGCACCGTTCTGCTTGCTGATAATGTGATCTGTCCAGGAGTCCCAGACTATCTTGAATATGTGCGCAATGGCCTTTCTTATAAAAGCTGCTATTTTAAATCCCATTTAGAGTACACCAAGGCAGAGGACGGCTTGGAGAAGTCTGTGTTTTTGGGCTAG
- the ccdc120b gene encoding coiled-coil domain-containing protein 120 isoform X1 — protein sequence MEVKGRLITAMGLGAPDVQGCQDSKLQVERISELQERKQSLQSLLNSRLGELRQVCLLEAELTGKLPQDFPLEEGERPPFVQRRAGLAPHITSKGEDDAGQRRQMKALFSGALRRSIDSDKNALHSKRTVHRGCHTEETVKSESSSMSDSTSHDNGCNFDTQPCQLWFTEDSSPSVAPEHRSLSHPRLAPGSPDSRLCRKLSPVEIYYEMRTRRNSASSSVSPSHSLPRSASNVEGRSVPATPLLSRTAPMSVHMRPEMSFGIALKQWYGSPDVPQFVPLASLEGSSSERRSCPYGSRARRSNSSEALLDRSSLPEPGPSRNGMPPRAGPYKSSESLTDGKLRQIYQGSPDRQMMGFKDQGRMRSSLGGQSSGMGYNEILMDYIWGKQQKGPIQAQQNQSAGRIWPDFSTPPSGTPPHYNGFSHSQLHLAAAPPFYSPMLLRGQEAETRRVKVTRTKSCGPFIPLQQHSQDAVLFSAYDLSHPSAGSTTSSIPNLLPHHTELSTAAALGRRPPQFSLPTPEDSTRSLHKALALEGLRDWYLRNALGYSTMAKGHDGLTMRHSHTHHLVHQPQSVTADPLYSVHRQIPQSASFHGHPLHARSVELSLYPEPFPTEGGSPKESGSEPPSPGTLV from the exons ATGGAGGTCAAAGGTCGCCTCATCACTGCCATGGGCTTAGGGGCTCCAG ATGTCCAGGGCTGTCAGGACAGCAAACTGCAAGTGGAGCGGATCTCAGAACTCCAGGAGCGAAAGCAGAGTCTGCAGAGCCTTTTGAACAGTCGTCTCGGAGAACTGCGACAAGTGTGTCTTCTGGAGGCG GAGCTCACTGGGAAGCTTCCACAGGATTTTCCTTTAGAAGAAGGGGAAAGACCTCCCTTTGTTCAGCGCCGAGCTGGTCTGGCCCCTCATATTACCTCAAAAGGAGAG GATGATGCAGGTCAGCGACGACAGATGAAGGCTCTCTTCAGTGGTGCCCTGCGCCGGAGCATCGATTCTGATAAAAATGCATTGCATAGTAAGAGGACTGTTCATCGGGGATGCCACACAg aagaaactGTGAAGTCAGAGAGCAGTTCAATGTCAGACTCAACATCACATGACAATG GCTGTAACTTTGATACACAACCCTGTCAACTGTGGTTCACAGAGGATTCGTCTCCCAGTGTGGCACCTGAGCATCGCTCCTTGTCTCACCCCCGGCTGGCCCCAGGCAGTCCTGACAGTAGGCTCTGTAGGAAGCTGTCACCTGTGGAGATCTACTATGAGATGAGGACTCGCCGCAACTCAGCCTCAAGCTCTGTGAG CCCGAGTCACTCACTCCCAAGAAGTGCATCCAATGTGGAGGGCAGAAGTGTTCCAGCCACACCGCTGTTGTCCCGCACTGCACCAATGAGCGTCCACATGAG GCCGGAGATGTCTTTTGGTATTGCACTAAAGCAGTGGTACGGTAGTCCAGATGTTCCTCAGTTTGTCCCGTTGGCATCTTTAGAGGGCTCCTCTTCTGAGCGCCGCAGCTGCCCGTACGGCTCCCGTGCCCGTCGTAGCAACAGCTCTGAGGCGCTACTCGACCGCTCGAGTCTCCCTGAGCCTGGTCCTTCCCGCAACGGCATGCCACCCCGAGCTGGACCATACAAGAGCTCCGAGTCCCTCACAGATGGGAAGCTCCGTCAGATCTATCAAGGCAGcccagacagacagatgatgggATTTAAAGACCAGGGTCGAATGCGCTCCTCTCTGGGCGGCCAAAGCAGTGGCATGGGTTACAATGAGATTTTGATGGACTACATTTGGGGCAAACAGCAAAAGGGGCCCATCCAGGCTCAACAGAACCAGTCAGCAGGACGAATCTGGCCAGACTTCTCCACTCCTCCATCGGGCACCCCTCCACACTACAATGGTTTCTCTCATTCGCAGTTACATCTGGCGGCCGCCCCACCTTTTTACAGCCCTATGCTGCTGCGGGGTCAAGAGGCCGAAACCCGTCGGGTAAAAGTGACACGCACAAAGTCCTGTGGACCCTTCATCCCTTTACAGCAGCACTCACAGGATGCCGTGTTGTTCTCTGCGTATGATCTATCACATCCCTCTGCTGGATCCACAACTTCTTCTATTCCTAACCTGCTCCCTCACCACACAGAGCTGTCCACTGCTGCAGCGCTCGGCCGCAGACCACCTCAGTTCTCTCTGCCCACTCCTGAGGACTCCACCCGCAGTCTGCACAAGGCTCTCGCTCTGGAAGGACTCCGGGACTGGTATCTGAGGAATGCCTTAGGTTATTCCACTATGGCCAAAGGTCACGATGGACTCACCATGCGCCATTCACATACTCACCACCTGGTGCACCAGCCTCAGTCCGTTACAGCCGACCCACTGTACTCTGTGCACCGTCAAATACCTCAGTCAGCTTCATTTCATGGGCATCCCTTGCATGCCAG GTCTGTGGAGCTCTCTCTCTACCCAGAGCCTTTTCCCACCGAGGGGGGCTCTCCGAAAGAGTCGGGCTCTGAGCCTCCTTCACCTGGAACACTTGTCTGA
- the ccdc120b gene encoding coiled-coil domain-containing protein 120 isoform X2, with protein sequence MEVKGRLITAMGLGAPDVQGCQDSKLQVERISELQERKQSLQSLLNSRLGELRQVCLLEAELTGKLPQDFPLEEGERPPFVQRRAGLAPHITSKGEDDAGQRRQMKALFSGALRRSIDSDKNALHSKRTVHRGCHTEETVKSESSSMSDSTSHDNEDSSPSVAPEHRSLSHPRLAPGSPDSRLCRKLSPVEIYYEMRTRRNSASSSVSPSHSLPRSASNVEGRSVPATPLLSRTAPMSVHMRPEMSFGIALKQWYGSPDVPQFVPLASLEGSSSERRSCPYGSRARRSNSSEALLDRSSLPEPGPSRNGMPPRAGPYKSSESLTDGKLRQIYQGSPDRQMMGFKDQGRMRSSLGGQSSGMGYNEILMDYIWGKQQKGPIQAQQNQSAGRIWPDFSTPPSGTPPHYNGFSHSQLHLAAAPPFYSPMLLRGQEAETRRVKVTRTKSCGPFIPLQQHSQDAVLFSAYDLSHPSAGSTTSSIPNLLPHHTELSTAAALGRRPPQFSLPTPEDSTRSLHKALALEGLRDWYLRNALGYSTMAKGHDGLTMRHSHTHHLVHQPQSVTADPLYSVHRQIPQSASFHGHPLHARSVELSLYPEPFPTEGGSPKESGSEPPSPGTLV encoded by the exons ATGGAGGTCAAAGGTCGCCTCATCACTGCCATGGGCTTAGGGGCTCCAG ATGTCCAGGGCTGTCAGGACAGCAAACTGCAAGTGGAGCGGATCTCAGAACTCCAGGAGCGAAAGCAGAGTCTGCAGAGCCTTTTGAACAGTCGTCTCGGAGAACTGCGACAAGTGTGTCTTCTGGAGGCG GAGCTCACTGGGAAGCTTCCACAGGATTTTCCTTTAGAAGAAGGGGAAAGACCTCCCTTTGTTCAGCGCCGAGCTGGTCTGGCCCCTCATATTACCTCAAAAGGAGAG GATGATGCAGGTCAGCGACGACAGATGAAGGCTCTCTTCAGTGGTGCCCTGCGCCGGAGCATCGATTCTGATAAAAATGCATTGCATAGTAAGAGGACTGTTCATCGGGGATGCCACACAg aagaaactGTGAAGTCAGAGAGCAGTTCAATGTCAGACTCAACATCACATGACAATG AGGATTCGTCTCCCAGTGTGGCACCTGAGCATCGCTCCTTGTCTCACCCCCGGCTGGCCCCAGGCAGTCCTGACAGTAGGCTCTGTAGGAAGCTGTCACCTGTGGAGATCTACTATGAGATGAGGACTCGCCGCAACTCAGCCTCAAGCTCTGTGAG CCCGAGTCACTCACTCCCAAGAAGTGCATCCAATGTGGAGGGCAGAAGTGTTCCAGCCACACCGCTGTTGTCCCGCACTGCACCAATGAGCGTCCACATGAG GCCGGAGATGTCTTTTGGTATTGCACTAAAGCAGTGGTACGGTAGTCCAGATGTTCCTCAGTTTGTCCCGTTGGCATCTTTAGAGGGCTCCTCTTCTGAGCGCCGCAGCTGCCCGTACGGCTCCCGTGCCCGTCGTAGCAACAGCTCTGAGGCGCTACTCGACCGCTCGAGTCTCCCTGAGCCTGGTCCTTCCCGCAACGGCATGCCACCCCGAGCTGGACCATACAAGAGCTCCGAGTCCCTCACAGATGGGAAGCTCCGTCAGATCTATCAAGGCAGcccagacagacagatgatgggATTTAAAGACCAGGGTCGAATGCGCTCCTCTCTGGGCGGCCAAAGCAGTGGCATGGGTTACAATGAGATTTTGATGGACTACATTTGGGGCAAACAGCAAAAGGGGCCCATCCAGGCTCAACAGAACCAGTCAGCAGGACGAATCTGGCCAGACTTCTCCACTCCTCCATCGGGCACCCCTCCACACTACAATGGTTTCTCTCATTCGCAGTTACATCTGGCGGCCGCCCCACCTTTTTACAGCCCTATGCTGCTGCGGGGTCAAGAGGCCGAAACCCGTCGGGTAAAAGTGACACGCACAAAGTCCTGTGGACCCTTCATCCCTTTACAGCAGCACTCACAGGATGCCGTGTTGTTCTCTGCGTATGATCTATCACATCCCTCTGCTGGATCCACAACTTCTTCTATTCCTAACCTGCTCCCTCACCACACAGAGCTGTCCACTGCTGCAGCGCTCGGCCGCAGACCACCTCAGTTCTCTCTGCCCACTCCTGAGGACTCCACCCGCAGTCTGCACAAGGCTCTCGCTCTGGAAGGACTCCGGGACTGGTATCTGAGGAATGCCTTAGGTTATTCCACTATGGCCAAAGGTCACGATGGACTCACCATGCGCCATTCACATACTCACCACCTGGTGCACCAGCCTCAGTCCGTTACAGCCGACCCACTGTACTCTGTGCACCGTCAAATACCTCAGTCAGCTTCATTTCATGGGCATCCCTTGCATGCCAG GTCTGTGGAGCTCTCTCTCTACCCAGAGCCTTTTCCCACCGAGGGGGGCTCTCCGAAAGAGTCGGGCTCTGAGCCTCCTTCACCTGGAACACTTGTCTGA